AGCTGCAGTAGTTGCAGTATCATTTAAAGACATAAGAAATGTTAAAGTAGGTCTTACAATGAGACAACCAGGTCTTGGTTCAATAGAGTGGTTAAAAGCATAAAAATTAAAAATGGTAAATAAAAAAAAAGTTTGTAAAGAATGTGGTTTTTTAACTGAAGAGAAAAATTGTCCTAATTGTAAATCTAACCAACTACAAGAAAAATATAAAGGAACAGTATACATTTTAGATGCAAAAGAATCTGAAGTTGCAAAAAAAATAGATAAATCAAATAAAGGAATTTACGCTCTAAAATATTAATACAATGATTCCTCAAACCCTTATTCTTTTAAAAAAATCAAAAAAAGAAGAACTAGTAAACAAATTATCCTTATATTATGGAGATAATTTAGAAAAACTAAAATCTTATAATTTTTACATGAATGAAAAGACAAGAAAAATCCACATGTGTAAATTAGACATTAATATAGATATAAGAAGAATAACAAATGTAGGGATTTACTTTGGAACATATCATGACAATGAAAGATTTAGATTAAGCATAGAAGGATCTCAATTCATAAAACCTACAAAAAATTTTCTAATACTAAAAGAAGAAAACTTAAAATCATATTTAGCTGCAGAAAGTCTCTTTACAGAAGAAATAGAAAAATTCAATTGGCAAGAAAATACTCCATTTTTAATTGCAATATATGATGGTGAAAATCTTGGTTGCGTGAACATCAAAGGAAAAGAAATTCTAAACTATGTTCCTAAATCAAGAAAATTGAATTTCGACAAATTATTTTAAAATGAAAAACAAAGAAAAAAAGCAAATTCAAACAGAATACGCTAAAGCAAATATACAACAATACTTCTCACTAATAGAAAAAAAACTTAACCCTAAATATGAAACATCATATATAAAAGAAATAATTAAACTATCACAAGCATTCAATATAACATTGAAAAGAGAAGAAAAACTAAAATATTGTAAAAAATGTCATATTATTTGGACAACTAAAACTAGAGAAATCAGACTAAACTCAAATCTTAAAACAAAAGAATATATCTGTAAAAACTGCGATTATGTTAAAAGGTTCAAATATAGTAAGTAATGAAAATTAAAAACCCTCCAGATTTATTCTTCATCAAGCAACAAAACTTCTTTCTCATCACGAAGTGGAACTGATTTAGGAAGCTTCCCTTTCTTTAGATAATAATTCAAATCCGAATTCAATCTAACTATAATCATATTTGACTCTTCCTTTGAAGAACCATTCCTTAAAAAAAAATCATCCATACTCTCTCCATCAGTTATGTTATCAACTTTAAACTCAAGCTGCTTCAATCTTTCTAAAAGAACAGGGAAGGCATTAATAATTTCACAAAATTCCAAACTAGAATCTATATTATAAGACATAATAAAACATTACAAAACTCATATATATACTTCTTGTTTTAAAACTCAAAGTAAAAAAACTGATTAATATATTTAAGAAATTAAAGTAATTTCTCCAATTCTTGATAATGTTCCTTTGGATGAGAATCCGAGGAAACATAAGAACCAACACAAAAAACATCAATTCCTGAATCTGAAGCCTTCTTAATATTTTCAGAATTAATACCTCCATCAACACAAATTTCGATTTTTGGAAAATTTCCCCTTAATTCTTTAGTTCTACTATAAGTATTAGAAATAAAAGTTTGTCCTTCTTTACCTGGCCAAACACTCATAATCAAAACAGAGTCAATCTCTTCTACATATGAGGATATCTCTTCAATATCGGTCCCAGGATTCACTGCAAGCCCAACTTCAATATTTCTTGATTTAAATTCCTCTATAGCATATTGAAAATCACTATCAGTCTCAAAAACCTCATAATGTAAATATACACGAGAAATATTCAACTTTTTAATTTTTGATGCATACTCTTCGGGTTCATAAGCCATCAAATGCGCAAAAAATACTTTATCTTTTGTATTTAATATCTCGTCCATCTCACTAAAACCAACAGACTTTTTATCTGTAAATTTTCCATCCATAAAATCTATATGTATCTTTTTTGAAAAAGAAACTTTTTCAAGCTTATTAGAAAACTCTTCCTTATTTAAAGCAAAAAGAGTTGGTAATATCCTTATTTTTGTCATATATAAAATATAGTAAAACTAAATAATTTATAAAAATTTCTTAAAAAAAACCATATAACACATAAAAAACAGAAATAATATAAAAATATTTATAAGTAAAATAAAATCAATAATTTTTACATGATAGAATTAATTATCGTAAGTATTTGTGTAGTTGCATTTATTTTAGCTATCATCAATTACATTAGTGTTCAAAAAATGAGTGCTGGTGATAAAAAGATGAAAGAAATTGCAAACTACATTGCAGAAGGTGCAAAAGCATTTTTAATTGCAGAATATAAAATTATGTTTGTGTTTATTATTGTAATCGCAGCTCTTTTATGGTTTTTCTTAAATCAAGCTGTAGGACACAACCTAGGACTATATACAGCAATCGCTTTTGTTGCAGGTTCAATCGCATCCATTCTATCTGGTGCAATTGGAATGATTGTAGCTACTAAAGCTAATGTTAGAACTACTGAAGCTTCAAAAAAAAGTGTTTCAGCAGGATTTGATGTAGCTTTTAAAGGAGGTTCAGTACTAGGTTTAACATTAGTTTCATTCGCAGTATTAGGACTAATTTTCTTATTTATGATTTATAGTTTCATAGGTTTAGAAATGAACATCATTGTAGAAGCTATAACTGGATTTGGTCTAGGTGGTTCAATGATGGCAATGTTTGGTAGAGTTGGTGGTGGAATTTATACTAAAGCTGCTGATGTTGGTGCAGATATTGTAGGAAAAGTTGAAAAAAACATTCCAGAAGATGATCCAAGAAACCCTGCAGTTATTGCAGATAATGTTGGTGATAATGTAGGAGATATCGCAGGAATGGGGTCAGATTTATTTGGTTCTGTTGCAGAAAGTACTGCTGCTGCATTAGTGATAGGATTTTTCGCATTTGGAGCAACAAACATTACAGCATTAACATTTCCAATTTTAATTTCTGCAGTAGGTATACTTGCAAGTATTATTACATTATTTTTCGTAAAAGTTGGGAAAAATTCTGAAAATGTTGAAAAACCAATTAAATATGCTTTAGTTGGAAGTACAATTCTTATGGCTATTGGTGTATATTTTGCTACAATGTGGGCAATTCCAGAATCATTTATCTATAATGAAATTACATACACTTCAACAGGAGTATATATAGCAATTCTTGGAGGATTAGTTTCAGGACTAGCAATTGGTTTAATTACTGAGTACTATACTTCAGCTTCATATAGACCTGTTAAAAAAACTGCTGAGGCAGCAACAACTGGTGCAGGAACTTTAATGATTGATGGTTTAGCTTTAGGTTATGAATCAGCAGTATTGCCTGTATTATTAATCGCTGGAACTGCAGTTTTAGGTTTCCATTATGCCGGTTTATATGGTATTGCATTAAGTGCAATTGGTATGCTTGGAACATTAGTTATTGGATTAACTATTGATGTATATGGTCCTATCTCAGACAATGCTGGTGGTATTGCTGAAATGGCAGGATTAGACAAAAAAGTAAGAAAAAGAACTGACATCTTAGATGCTGCAGGAAACACTACTGCTGCTATCGGAAAAGGATTTGCTATCGGTTCTGCTGCATTAACTTCTCTTGCTTTATTCTCAGCATTTGTAAGTGCTGCAGGAATTAAAGTAGTAAATATTTTAGATGTGAATATAATCGCAGGAGTTTTAGTTGGAGCAATGCTTCCATTCTTATTTTCTGCTATGACTATGAAGAGTGTAGGAAAAGCTGCACAAGCAATAGTTGTTGAAGTTAGAAGACAATTCAAAGAAATCAAAGGTTTAATGGAAGGTAAAGCTAAACCTGATTATGAAAAATGTATTGCAATTTCAACAAAAGCTTCATTAAATGAAATGCTTGCACCATCAATTTTAATTATTGTAACTCCAGTATTTGTTGGAGTTATATTTGGTGTAGAAGTTCTTGCAGGAGTTCTTGCAGGTTCAATCGCATCAGGAATTGTATTAGCTATTTCAATGGCTAATAGTGGTGGAGCATGGGATAATGCAAAGAAATATATTGAAGCTGGAAACTTAGGTGGAAAAGGTTCAGATAATCATAAAGCAGCGATTGTTGGAGACACAGTAGGAGATCCATTCAAGGATACCTCAGGTCCTGCTTTAAACATTTTAGTTAAATTAATGGCAATTATTTCATTAGTTTTAGTTCCATTATTTATCTAAAATTTTTTATTTTATTTTTTAAAACACATTACTTAATTTTTCTATAATGATATATGATATACAAAGAATAAAAGAATAAAAATATCTCGAAAATATAAAGTGCTAATTTCTCAAGATATAACATTGCAAAAAATATAACAAGACTAAAAATTAT
Above is a genomic segment from Candidatus Woesearchaeota archaeon containing:
- a CDS encoding DNA-directed RNA polymerase subunit E'', coding for MVNKKKVCKECGFLTEEKNCPNCKSNQLQEKYKGTVYILDAKESEVAKKIDKSNKGIYALKY
- a CDS encoding ribulose-phosphate 3-epimerase codes for the protein MTKIRILPTLFALNKEEFSNKLEKVSFSKKIHIDFMDGKFTDKKSVGFSEMDEILNTKDKVFFAHLMAYEPEEYASKIKKLNISRVYLHYEVFETDSDFQYAIEEFKSRNIEVGLAVNPGTDIEEISSYVEEIDSVLIMSVWPGKEGQTFISNTYSRTKELRGNFPKIEICVDGGINSENIKKASDSGIDVFCVGSYVSSDSHPKEHYQELEKLL
- a CDS encoding V-type H(+)-translocating pyrophosphatase — protein: MIELIIVSICVVAFILAIINYISVQKMSAGDKKMKEIANYIAEGAKAFLIAEYKIMFVFIIVIAALLWFFLNQAVGHNLGLYTAIAFVAGSIASILSGAIGMIVATKANVRTTEASKKSVSAGFDVAFKGGSVLGLTLVSFAVLGLIFLFMIYSFIGLEMNIIVEAITGFGLGGSMMAMFGRVGGGIYTKAADVGADIVGKVEKNIPEDDPRNPAVIADNVGDNVGDIAGMGSDLFGSVAESTAAALVIGFFAFGATNITALTFPILISAVGILASIITLFFVKVGKNSENVEKPIKYALVGSTILMAIGVYFATMWAIPESFIYNEITYTSTGVYIAILGGLVSGLAIGLITEYYTSASYRPVKKTAEAATTGAGTLMIDGLALGYESAVLPVLLIAGTAVLGFHYAGLYGIALSAIGMLGTLVIGLTIDVYGPISDNAGGIAEMAGLDKKVRKRTDILDAAGNTTAAIGKGFAIGSAALTSLALFSAFVSAAGIKVVNILDVNIIAGVLVGAMLPFLFSAMTMKSVGKAAQAIVVEVRRQFKEIKGLMEGKAKPDYEKCIAISTKASLNEMLAPSILIIVTPVFVGVIFGVEVLAGVLAGSIASGIVLAISMANSGGAWDNAKKYIEAGNLGGKGSDNHKAAIVGDTVGDPFKDTSGPALNILVKLMAIISLVLVPLFI